A segment of the Necator americanus strain Aroian chromosome IV, whole genome shotgun sequence genome:
aGGTGATGAGTGATGATTGGAGAACGAAGGTGCGGAGGTGTGAGGGATTTGAGTGGTGGGCGGGGTCAAGAGGGATCGGCATTGGAGTAGGGAGGCATGCGACGGAACCGGTTACTGCCCGAAGGATCAATCCACATGCCGTTTTAACATCAAGGAGGAAAGTTCATCATAGGCGAATAATAATAGAACGTTCCAGAACTTCATCCATCATTAATAATTGGCAGTGTGCCAATCAGTGGAAGAACACTTATTAACGATGATCATAGAGGGAAGGCAGAAATACTATCCTGActattccttttattttctttatttttttttaattttattaaccaaagaaaaaagacttatTAACTATGATCATGGATAATTCCAATAATGTCCCGACTACTTCtgctattttctttattttgttcttataatttttgcaatatttcattttttttcctcgaattttCTGTTCCGATTGAAGAGTAAGATAAGTATTTGTGACAGTTGTCCAGAGACAAATGTTACCCATGCCGTCAGGATTTTGTTGCTATCAATCCGTGACTTAAAAGCAATTATTTTGGCAGAGTTGCCACCGTTGTTGAATTCAATGTTATACAGTACTAAAATAAAAGACAAGGGAAACATAATGGATAGCGAtaaagagatagaaaaaaaaaaaccgaagaatttgattttccaggagCATGACATGGAAGTTTACATAACGCACTTTGCCAAGCAAAAATGGAGTTATAATGGAGGGCAGAGGAAGAGTCATaaccaaaaaaagtggaattggAGAAAGTAGAGATGTTGTGGATAAAGATAGGACCaaaagaacataaaaaaggaagtatttgaaattcaaattatttgtttattatttacttacttattttttatttatttgagaatttgaatttgaaattcgaaaatatcCTTGATAGAACTCTTTTCCAGAGGTAGGTGTAATAAGCAAAACTAGTTTGagtcctcgaaaaaaaaagcaaaaaatggtTTATTTTAATTAGAACCATTTCTATTGATTTCTATTGATTGTCATGCATGGACATGACTTCAGTCATCGCAACCAAAGGTTCCCACCGCGCATCTTTCCCTACTGTACTTCTCATTGGTAATTCTTTTTGCGACTCACTGAAAAACTATCGAATTGAATATTCCgtggaagaagaggaagttcGGCCTTTTTCATGACATTCAACGCTCAAATCCTGCGTGGACTTTTAACTGCAACTCTGTAACTTCCACAACTCCCGAAGCTATAAGGATCCACAATTTAGGCCCTGTTAAGTCGAATTAAGTCATTACCACTATAATGTATACGGTGATAACCATACAAAATTCGTACTTACGCCTACCGCTGCTATTTATCTTTGTTTGTGATTGTTTGTTCATTGTTGTTTACTGCTTTTGTTTAGTGTTGTCGCAAACTGGTATCGCTTATAATATACGGGGTCCGCAGGTCCCACAACGACATATGGGGTAGGAAAGGAGGCGTACTGCGGCCACCTTGAGGCTTGCAAGAGGGAGTCGTGGCTGGCGAAGCCAGGACCTCTGGCCACGGGTCCATATGAGCGCAGGGGGCCAGGCCATCAGGGTGGCCAAACTCAACTCAAGACCTTCTGCATCCAGACAGTCGTGTCTGGATTCCTGCCATAGATCCCCTCTTTTCCGAGCAGATCTGGAGCAGCCAATCGACCGTATATAATTGGTTTCAAActgttaaaatttatttttaaaggataGTAATTACTTGACAATGTTTAATTGCTTTGAACTACGCGGGATTAACTAGAAGTAACCTCTAAGAGGATAAACCATAtacataaatagaaataataaattaataataaatataaaaaatagcaataataaaataacaataagtaAACAGCACGTACATAAATACAAGCGGCCACGACAAATATTCAGTAATATTTCACTGATGTAATTTTAGCACATTAAATTCTTGTTTGACAGGAATTAGacagaattttatttttcttttttacattttcgtCCGGAGTTTTGGAATTGAGAGCAGAACTGTCACCGTTGAGAGAATTCAGTAAGCAGTGGTGACAGTTGCGctaaatttcttcttcccaAATCCTCTCTGCTCCAATGATTTACTCGGAGGAGACACTTGTGGCATATGTCATTAATCATAGCAAGTCTTGGATTTTTGACAGATGTCCAGCTCAGAATTATTCGCAAGTTACGCGTAGAcgtttcacacacacaaaaaaaaattccacaaggATGGGACCTGGTTAGAAGGACAGTGCATTCGTGGATATACGTATGGGTCAGGTCATAAGGCTAAATAATAATCAAGGCTTTAAAAACAACTCTACGTCTGGAAAGCGTAATTATAGTGGTttgtaattttaaaacaaattacCTACGTAATTAACAGTTGGATGGTAGGAAGGAGAAATggagaagaatgagaaaagaaaaggaaaaaattagaaaaaggagagaagagggAGATGAGGAGACTTTGGACGAAAGCGTCGATAAGGTGGTAGGCAGGCAAGACGACACATTGACGGACATCTCCCCTGAGTATCGTCAACACTCCGATCAATATCCATCAAGTGCCCAAAGCAGATGTATCAGGATCATGGGGACGAATCGTGTCCGAAGTCCGGATGAAGGACAAACCGAGGACGATGATTTACGGTGAGTTATCTGCATATGACCGATTTTGTCCGCTGTCGACTATGTATGTAGAAGGACACCACGGGAATCGATGCGTGGCAAACTATAAAGCCAATGGAACGTTCGTTTAGGGACCTCCTCGGCCGAACAACCGATCAAGCTCACATTACGGTGTGTTGGCTTCATGGAAAAGAGCGGCTCGGCTGAAAAGTCGACAATTAACGTCAGCCGCAGCACTCAACGTTTAGCGGACGGTTGAGTGTTGAGGAAGTGATTACCGGCATTAGAGTCGTTAACTGCTCGACTTTCAAGTAAGTGCTCGTTTTCTTTGGAACTAGAACAGGTAATGAGAGGGAAGAATTTCAAGGTCATTTAGCAAATGTTGCACGAACTGGCTGGggaaattgaaaggaaaagtgGAAATCGTGGAAATTAAATGGAAGATTTACAGCTGTCCAGCAATTAAGTAGACTGAAAAACATGTGccattaaattttaaattttcaattaaatcatataatggaaatattaataatatatgCAGTATACATTAtaattagtttaaaaaatgtaatgtGCATACACTAGTTTTActaatgacaataataattaataataatttaacgAGTATTTAATGTATATAAAATTAATGGTTCATTTAAAATGATGATATTCATGCGGAAAAATAGTCTCGCCTAATCTcatatattaatttttctattattattttctatttgtttattgcaCTGCTTCATTAGTGCTTGTAAataattattgaattattaaaaGATCTTCTACACCCTCTTAGCTAGAATTTAGAATTTCATCTACctaaatttcgaattttaagAGCAAAAATTCGAACAGaatagataaaattaaaagttatAGATTCATTACTTAAATAcattaaaaacattaaattcATTACATTAAAAAAGGTTTGTAGGCGCATTTATATGTATTTAAGACTGATGGCGGAGAACAATTTACAGTTTGAATTTTCTCGATTCGAATCCCATATTTacgagatttcaaaaaatgcgaGAAAATGCAACCTCAAAACGTCGATTCACCTTGCCGATTTTAAGAATAAtcgttaaaaataaaaaaaaaactcggatgaaaaaataatggttttatttcattttaggtCTCCTTTACACTACACCGTGAAATGGACCTCTCTgggaaaaaaagcactaaGAAAACAATGTCAATCTAGTATAGTACACATGTTGATTATTATgtaaattatattttattgtttactgtttactgttaactatttgttcttttttttcttgagccCTTTTACGAATTTAATGCCCGTATttgttagttttctttttatggatTATCATTTTGGAATGTCCTGTCCAGATCCATAGATCGCTTCGAAATCCAGTTGGTAACTATCCCTCTTTATCTATCCACGGGACATACGAATGGTATCTGCCTGGAATTTTAggtaagaagaaaatgaatggaaaatttctggacGTACTCGAAAATCCTGAAACACATAATTTTCTCTGTCAAAGGACTCACATCGCCGGTCTTGTGGGCGACCATCATCTTCCCTACACTTTCCTATTcgcatttgttttctttgcaaaatatttgtttttccctaaaaacaaaaaaaaaggatcccCACGTATCGAAATACAGCAACTTCTCTGGAATGTTCCTTAGAATGGATCCATTGAACCGGTAAAATCAACACATTTTCTAAATCATACTTGACATTGACACTAATGCACTAATTGTTGTCGATGGCGAACATCTGACGGGcgatgatttaaaaaaaaggagtttttaTGGACTCTTCTTTTGTCCTCGAACACtcaaaaacaggaaaagtgagtgattttaaacgaaaaaagagataaaactGCCTCCCTCAGAGGTGTTTgaacgaaatttaaaaaaaaacactggcttcggggttttttttttctaaagtaagGATTCCTTATTAGAATTTGTTCACAACCACGACCGATCGATAAATTTGGGAAATTAATTGGATTGGTGATCCTAGAACATCCTGCATCCACCAAGCGATCCCATATTAATAGAAAACTTAAAGATTTAATTAGgaaatttattagaaaatgagaaaaaagtagaagtagcaaaagagaaaaaaataggaattagGAAAAACGAATTAGGATTTGGTCCGATTCAATTGGGAAACGATAGATTTTGCCAAGAATTTTCAAGGTTAACACAACCTTAAGCAatacatctcaaaaaaaaagttgttaaaaaagttcttaagagttgaaagcaaaaattaagTTTGTTTCTCTGCCACTAATCTATTAAGAAGGAATTAACGTTGggaatattttcagaaaaaagaaaaaatttagaaattgttTGCTACAGCACTACAGATGGAACGTATGTTCTATAGAAACTATTTAAGTACGTGGTTCTAGTTTAAGTTAGTGCCAAACAAccgaaaaatacaaaattctgTAATTGCGTACATTTCCGTAATGCGGTTGTTGCAACCAGATGCATGGACGTATATGGGTCATTATATGGTTAAATATAGCAATGCGTTTGTGCGAGCGATCAGCGTTTATGCATCCGCGATTGCTCTGGCGATCGGTACAAGTGGTCATAAAATACCAAAACCTGACCGAATAGTTTCGATAATATGATCCGTAACCGGTTCAGGAAGAAGGCGACGGTGTGGTGTCGTATTCGACACTACGATTCCATTCtattaaaggaaaaatttcacgGATGAGATAAGTGAAGGGGAATTTTGAAGTTCATCAGTAGGTGGCGGACAACTGGTCTTTGAGGGAAAGGAACATTTGTCCGGATTTTTCCTTCTGGAAAGTCAACGAAGAAGTGTTGATGATCAACGTGGTAGGTGGTTCGTGCGAGCGATGTGCGACCGACCTGTTTATGCCGCGCGCACGATCAAGCCGCCGGCATCAGATGCAGCTGGCACGGAGGTGATTAGCTCGTTTTGCGACTGGTCATAAACCACGCTGCTCTGGATGCCATGTGCAAGAAGAATAACGACCGTTACCCAGATTAGGAGTACTGTAGATGTTCCCTAAACAGTCAAGGGGAAATGAGGGAAAATGGGTGAATTCCCCAATTTCTCCAACAAAAATCGTCCAAGAGTGATTTCACATCAAATTAATGTCGTCATGAACAACAGCTAACGGCAGATGGTTAGGATTGATATGACGCCATTTAGCAGCTATTATCCGGATTATTCCGGATAATCAGGTGATTACACCACAGTATACAGCGATTTCGTACGGAAATCCAGCTCATTCCACAGATTACTCGTCACATTGCTCGAATAATAACAATGTCGAATGACAACAACAATGTTCCAACGAATTCCAACAGATATCTTGGACGAGTTGTCCcatagaagacaaaaaaaaacacagagaaACAGTTATTACCATCACTTGCAGTGTATCTTAGGCAGTTTTGTAGATCTCCGTACGGGaaacacattttaaaaatgataCGGAGGAAAAGGCGTGGCTTATTTGCAACCTTCTTGGAGCAGGACTAATATGACACCATTTAATAGCTTAATAATTCCAAATATTTAAATCATAAATTAGTAAAGTATCATTTAGCTGCTTAAGTACTCACTTAAAGGTTGCCTTAGTgaatttatcaattttttataTTGAAAGAACACTAGGATGCATAAATTTAGGTCACGCATCATAAAAAATACACAATATACCAGTGGGAGGAAGctataggagaaaaaaaaggaaaaaaaaagaaaccccaTCATTAAAAATCGCAAACAAGCCAACTAGATGAGGCAGTGTATgtagaaaagtggaaataatgcagaagaaataagaataatataagaaaaaagaaaaaaaatgaaccttAATCATTAAAAATCGCAAATAGGTCAAGGCAGTGAAGAAAGGTGGAAATAACACAGAAGAGTtaatataagaataaataaacgaataaataaataagaataaatttgaataagataaataaacaactaaaataAACCGTTTGTAATccagaaagcaaaaaattcaTGTATGTAACCGGATGTACAGCAGGAAACAGCGAATTGCAGGAGAGCCTCCTGCgaaattaaaatgaagaaattttcacgaCCCGATCTCGATCAACAAATTGAATACCTCATTTCGAATTAGAATGAATTATCcaattttttgacatttttttaaggatgCAGTCAAGAGTTTGAGTCtccagacatttttttttcgacaaatttttccattacaAATTCTTACCATTCGAAactaaaacactttttttgaaaaaattagaattcaaAAAGTTGATGTTCAAAATTCTTGCTAAAAGAGTATGTTTGTGCATGCTATGGGAGTGAAAGTggatttttcaatgaaaataattaatacaTGCAACAATAAAGTATTACAAAGCAGTAATATTCGATTAAATGAGGAAAGAGGGTGAAGGTCGAGGAAACTGTTCATATATAATTCGGAAAAATActagtaaacaaaaataacagagATAAGTGATtggaacaaaataataatcgGTTAAATCTTATAATTTGCgacagagaaagaaaattgaaaagaaaattgagaaaattgtataacaacaaataagttatacagaaatttctagaaaaaattcttaaataagaaaaaagaaactaggtAGGAGCACCAGTAAGAACAACGATCGTAATattaaagggaaaaaatctaGATTTTCACAGAATTCTCTGTgacatttgtatttgtatgggttattttgtttatttattacatgatttgtgtatgtgtatttGGTACACTGCTTACTGTTTATTGTTtgctttatttgttatttctataattttcttttctatatttatttttttatcctacatttttaatttatttctttttatttttttaaagtccttTTATGAATTTGATGTCCTCAGTTACTAACTTTCTGTGGCTCTGCTCAGACTCATGGATCTCTCAAACTCTGGCTCATGGATCTCGtaaacgaaggagaaaaggcATGGAATTTGTTGTGAAATCTCGGATAAAACCGATCATCGacgacgaaaacaaaaatcatcaaCATCAGTAATGCAGCACAGCTGGTACGGTTGGATGAATCTGTCAATCTTGGTGTACGACCCAAATATGACAGAGAGAACCATGAGTAATGAGATCGTCGCCGGGTGTGGAAACCGTCCCCGCGTAACAAATCACGCAATCATCATTTCATTCCAGAACGATTCACGCTGGTTAGCTCCTAAGTGTACACCATGTAAATGAAATCCTGAGCCGAATCCAAGTGAGGATAAATTCCAGTTCAACACGTAGTAGAAGCTTTCATGGGAATCAGCACagatcaaggaaaaaaacgggGTGGCGGttgaaaaagtggattttATGGCGATGTTCCCataacgacgacgacggcgacgacgacgaggaTAAGTGCACTTATCACTTGGATATGGTACAAGGCCAGGATGAATAGCTGGGcgggaagaaaaaacgctAAGCCTATTAAGGACAGAAAGACATCATTTATCAACGATCGTACGATCCTACATTGCGATACAAAACGTACCTTACGTACCCTATCGAGCAAGGGGTACGCTGCGCACGTAGAGCAGACGAAGaagactttctttctttttttcgagtctttttcttccctttttctttccttttttttctacgaattcACATCAAagcagccaaaaaaaaagtgcaattgcGGATTTCGGTTCTAGAAACTGgaagaaatataatataatacaattgatggaaatagaataaaaatagaataatatagaaataatatagaataatattAATGGGgtagaaatataatataatgaaattattttgGTAGAACTCCGACTTTAATTCttagtttttgaagaaacatcACTAGCAGACAATCCCACAACAGAAACGAACGCAATCACTATGAGGTGGAGTAAGAAGTGCTCCATTGATAAAACGCTGACCCGGTGGGAATAAAGAACTACAAGAAATCACCGTAAAACTACGACTTGTACGTACATTACGCTCCCCGAATAATTTCCGAACTTCCGATTACCAAGATCCAGGAAATTTCGAGATTTTCCTGGTGATTCTCCGGACCTATATCCTGTATCTTTAGTCGTATATCTGTTAGTACAAATGTTTCGtagaaaagacagaaaagattatgaaaaaggaaaagaaggaaaaaaagaaagtatagAATATAAGCAAAGAGTCtcgttttcaacaaaaaaaacaataagtaGAGGTCTGAGACTCTTTCCCCACATCtttcaggggaaaaaaaggcCAGAGAAGCGATGTAAAATCTGAAGATTTGACGCCTGAGTAGGCGGGAAATCCGTCATCGCCGACAGCATGTCGCCCAGCGAAAATTGAcaggaaacaaaatgttgtCATAAACAATGCATGGAATGGATAGAACGTGAATACAGTAAACAAATCTAAAATCCACACATAAACACTGAAACCAATGTACACGAGAACGGTTGTCGCCTGTAGGCGTCGGCGTATGTGTGTGCAAACACGGTCCACTTGACATGTTAGAGAACACTTGGCCTCCTAGAGAGTAGGCATCGCCCCGCGTCGCCCCCCCCCgatgttttaaaaaaccatCTACATTCCCCTTAGATCTCTAGAGATCTCTAGAGATTCAGTGCTCTAAGAAGAACATGTGTGTTGGACGAGTTTCTCTGGCACTACACACAGCATTGGGCCCAATGCGTGGTTTCGATTGAAAGCGACAGCAGTTTCGGTTGGAGTGGACGAGTTCCCTGGTTGGTCGTCgtcacaaaaagaaacactttgTCCGCACTTAacaatttcacgaaaaaaaccGACACTCGATGTCGTCATCATCGCTAAAGGGATCCGGACGAGTTTTGGGGTGCGGTTTTCACGATTATCAAAGTATTTTTGCATATATGCGCATGTTTGGATAAGATAGGTAGAGTGGTGGGAAGCGTTGTTGGACGAGTTCCACTGGGTTTGATGTTGGAAAGATGCTCTTGAAACTGATTAAGGGAATGAGTATGAGTTTTCTCTCTCAGGAATGTACGAGTTTTTCGTTCTCTAACTGCTCAGAGAACCGGATGAAAATGATAGGATGTGTGAGCCCAATTATTTTGTGATATTTGTAGATCATGGGATTCCAGTTTGCCATGAAAACTGCGGcaaattttctcattaaatTTGATTGGTTCAAGAGTCTTTAAACTAACGACCAGAAAACTTACAAAATCGATAGAAAAAACGTCTTCTTGAGAactttgcgattttttttttttcaaactaaaagGACGAGTTTTCCATTTGACGTACATACATTTGGACAATGTTAGCGTCAAAACAGCGttttaaagtagaaaaaaaggaaaatcttaaAGGTTTTCAAATTATCGCCTATAGAAGTTAGTGAGAGTTGTAATTCACGAACTTAGCCACAGAAACGAATTAGCACTACCTGGTTGCGataacttcaaagaaaaaaaacctggacgAGTTTCACGTTAGCAGacatttttctccaatttcaacagaaaaaagatttgtagTTATGATTATTCATTTCTAATTAGTTTTCTGTTGATTTTGATAAAATAACTGTCTTTCACCCTACTAAGTAAAATATGAGTGTTCGAACATTCGAATCTTCGAATATTCAAGGAGTCGAAATACTCGAAAATTCGAATGCTCGAAAGTTACAAAAATCCGTAAAATCTACAAAGTTTGAACATTTACATTTCATATACAGTCAAACTTCTGATGATTCTGATGATTGTACGAGTTCTCTCGCACAGATTTTATGCagattcagaagaaattcGCCCACTAGAGGAAGCTGAtgattatatttgtttttgccATAAGGACGAGTTTTCCAGTACCAGCAATCGCAATCGAAAGGTACTAGTCGGACAAGAAGAAGCGAATAAGGCGAAGATATCCGGACATCGATTCGATTTGCATGGGACGGTGGGACGAGTTTTTGGACGTTTATACTACATAACACTCGCATTTTTTATtgtccatttaaaaaaaagaatattaaatCTGAACTGAATTTCTTTCGAGGAAATCTCAGGGAAAAAAGCGCCATGACCATGAAAAGGATCccagaaagaagtgaaagtAGATGTAGAACAACACTGGTCAGTTAGAGAGAGAGTTAGAGAGCCATGATGGTGCGCACACGCCATGATACGGTGTTTCTGGATGAGTCATCCGAATGCATTGTGTAATGCAATCATCCATAAAATGTCAGTCATCGAACATAATCATACGAGCGATGATATGACGGAGTACTAGTAGGAATAACTCACACAAAGTTCATCGCATCGCGCCGGACGCCATCGACGACGCGGGGTGGCACGTGCCGGAAAACATTTGCGGTCGCCGGCGGCCGCCCATCTGCGGCGACTTTTGACATAATAATTGGCGCCCGGATGGCTAAAAGATCGCGTCGGCAAACATTGTCGAAAATGTGCGACGACTGCCGATTCCACTTAAGAACTCGCGTGGCGTCGTGAAATCGTCACTCTATACGTGCTAACGTTATGGAAAATCAGCTGGAGCCGTGCAGCAAAGTGTCAGCGTTGAGGTCAGATAACATCGGTTTTCGAATTCAGTTCGATCGActtcaggggaaaaaaacgcaaaactgCGAAATCGAGCGGGGAAACCGATGCTACAATCGTGTACACGTGCAcgtatttttttcgtaaacgTATACGTTTTGTCGCTTTTTTGTCGCTGAACGCGCTGCTTCACCTAAGAACAACGGCATGGAACTAACGGAAGTATGGAGAACCGGAGATTGACTGATGATCAGGCCAAGGTGACCAAGGATTCTGTAAACCTCTGCAAGGAAATTGCTGGAAACCTTAGTTAAAACGAACTACTGCATCAGAATAGTGGATCGATACCCATCAAATACACAACGTACCAATTCTGGCagtattttccttcaaaataacTTCGCCTTATTTACGAGGATCTACCCAGAGAAAATATTGTTACAGTTGATCCGGTTGTGTATTTGATAGATATCGATCCACTTCCTTGTTTCCTACGCTCGCcctgttttgttcttttttttctctaggtC
Coding sequences within it:
- a CDS encoding hypothetical protein (NECATOR_CHRIV.G16884.T1), with product MRKEKEKIRKRREEGDEETLDESVDKVVGRQDDTLTDISPEYRQHSDQYPSSAQSRCIRIMGTNRVRSPDEGQTEDDDLRDLLGRTTDQAHITVCWLHGKERLG